In Synechococcus sp. CB0101, a genomic segment contains:
- a CDS encoding N2,N2-dimethylguanosine tRNA methyltransferase yields MAAVLLPLPVAVLAQCAPAGAGWGSNTEAWEAVVAGTADLSSDHYCEGAAALQLGAGFFRPESRPSRDLGVLLAALLARGELGLSQPLSVLDLMAGCGIRALRYGLEAGAAAVWANDADTDRLPVLQNNLAPLSAAGSAPEITAHTAQKLLAGCLLDERRFGLLDLDAFGCPTPLVPASLEALQFEGVLYLASTDGRSPTGHDRAAAVRSLGAAARAHPASWELALRLQIAVVARAAWAMGRGIRPLFSFSEGRTFRTAIQLQRRADPRQERQLGLLAHCHACGEQLEQSLLQLRQWPACACTVDPPPLAISGPLWLGPLQHAPTLAAMQQEAQRLPSGSVGAHRALVGALARGSRRARPLLAQCGAGAAPRWRPAGNPGVAGGPGR; encoded by the coding sequence ATGGCAGCTGTGCTCCTGCCACTGCCAGTGGCCGTGCTCGCCCAGTGCGCCCCCGCGGGAGCAGGCTGGGGATCCAACACTGAGGCGTGGGAAGCGGTGGTGGCCGGCACGGCGGATCTCTCGTCTGATCACTATTGCGAAGGAGCGGCGGCTCTGCAGCTCGGGGCCGGGTTCTTTCGGCCGGAATCCCGACCCTCACGCGATCTGGGGGTGCTGCTGGCGGCGTTGCTCGCCCGCGGCGAGTTGGGGCTGAGCCAGCCGCTCTCCGTGCTCGATCTGATGGCGGGCTGCGGCATTCGCGCCCTCCGCTATGGCCTCGAAGCCGGTGCTGCCGCCGTGTGGGCCAACGATGCCGACACCGATCGGCTGCCGGTGCTGCAGAACAACCTTGCGCCCCTCTCAGCGGCTGGTTCGGCCCCGGAGATCACAGCCCACACCGCCCAGAAGCTCCTGGCCGGTTGCCTGCTCGATGAGCGCCGCTTTGGGCTGCTCGATCTCGATGCCTTCGGCTGCCCCACACCCCTGGTGCCTGCGTCCTTGGAGGCGCTGCAGTTTGAAGGCGTGCTCTACCTGGCCAGCACCGATGGCCGCTCCCCCACCGGCCACGACCGTGCCGCCGCCGTGCGCTCCTTAGGCGCCGCCGCCCGCGCCCATCCCGCCAGCTGGGAGTTGGCTCTGCGCCTGCAGATCGCCGTGGTGGCCCGCGCCGCCTGGGCGATGGGCCGGGGCATCCGGCCCTTGTTCAGCTTCAGCGAGGGGCGCACGTTCCGCACGGCGATTCAGCTGCAGCGCCGCGCTGATCCGCGCCAGGAGCGGCAGCTCGGGTTGCTGGCCCATTGCCATGCCTGCGGTGAGCAGCTGGAGCAGAGCCTGCTGCAGCTGCGTCAGTGGCCCGCTTGCGCCTGCACGGTTGATCCCCCGCCCCTGGCCATCTCCGGGCCCTTGTGGCTCGGGCCGCTGCAGCACGCCCCCACCCTGGCGGCGATGCAACAGGAGGCGCAGCGTTTGCCCAGCGGTTCGGTGGGCGCCCACCGAGCGCTTGTTGGCGCGCTTGCTCGCGGATCCCGGCGTGCCCGCCCGCTGCTGGCCCAGTGCGGAGCTGGGGCGGCGCCTCGGTGGCGGCCCGCCGGCAACCCAGGCGTTGCTGGCGGCCCTGGACGCTGA
- a CDS encoding alpha/beta fold hydrolase has product MLGNRSDPALVLIHGFGAASGHWRHNAAELAAAGWCVYAIDLVGFGASSQPGHRRHRPLDNRLWARQLKGFLEQVVQGQRCWWAIPWAAWWRSRVRCFFRCG; this is encoded by the coding sequence GTGCTGGGCAACCGCAGCGACCCGGCGCTGGTGTTGATCCATGGCTTTGGCGCCGCCAGCGGCCATTGGCGCCACAACGCCGCCGAGCTGGCGGCAGCGGGCTGGTGCGTGTATGCGATCGATCTGGTGGGCTTCGGCGCGTCGAGCCAACCGGGTCATCGCCGCCACCGCCCGCTCGACAACCGGCTTTGGGCCAGGCAGCTGAAGGGCTTTCTTGAGCAGGTGGTGCAGGGCCAGCGGTGCTGGTGGGCAATTCCCTGGGCAGCTTGGTGGCGCTCACGTGTGCGGTGTTTTTTCCGGTGTGGGTGA
- the petM gene encoding cytochrome b6-f complex subunit PetM, translating to MASEIFGTAALFWVLIPIGLAGGALLLKLQGDS from the coding sequence ATGGCCTCGGAGATCTTCGGCACTGCAGCGCTGTTCTGGGTTCTGATTCCCATTGGCCTGGCGGGTGGTGCGCTGCTGCTCAAGCTCCAGGGCGATAGCTGA
- the ilvN gene encoding acetolactate synthase small subunit: MKHTLSVLVEDESGVLSRISGLFARRGFNIESLAVGPAERSGVSRLTMVVEGDERTLSQMSKQLNKLINVLEVNDLTRIPAVERELMLVKVSAPESQRAAILDLVQVFRARVVDLGSDALTVEVVGDPGKLVALENVLEPYGILEIARTGRISLERASGVSTPYLKVTSLDKRVPA; encoded by the coding sequence ATGAAGCACACCCTGTCGGTGCTGGTGGAAGACGAATCGGGCGTGCTGAGCCGCATCTCCGGCCTGTTCGCCCGCCGCGGTTTCAACATCGAAAGCCTGGCCGTGGGGCCAGCAGAGCGCAGCGGCGTCTCGCGGCTCACGATGGTGGTGGAGGGCGATGAGCGCACCCTCTCTCAGATGAGCAAGCAGCTCAACAAGCTGATCAATGTGCTCGAGGTGAACGACCTCACCCGCATCCCTGCCGTGGAACGGGAGCTGATGCTGGTGAAGGTGTCAGCACCGGAGAGCCAGCGCGCCGCGATTCTGGATCTGGTGCAGGTGTTCCGGGCCCGGGTGGTGGATCTGGGTAGCGATGCCCTCACCGTTGAAGTGGTGGGCGACCCCGGCAAGCTCGTGGCCCTGGAAAACGTGCTCGAGCCCTACGGCATCCTCGAGATTGCCCGCACCGGCCGCATCTCCCTGGAGCGAGCCTCGGGCGTGAGCACGCCGTATCTGAAAGTCACCAGCCTCGACAAGCGCGTGCCGGCCTGA
- the psbC gene encoding photosystem II reaction center protein CP43: MVTLSNPSLSGIGGKDLDSTGYAWWSGNARLINLSGRLLGAHVAHAGLMVFWAGAMMLFEVSHFTFDKPMYEQGLILFPHVATLGYGVGPGGEVVDLYPFFVVGVLHLISSAVLGLGGLYHALRGPEILENYSAFFSQDWRDKNQMTNIIGYHLILLGVGALLLVFKAMFFGGVYDTWAPGGGDVRLISNPTLDPGVIFGYLTRAPFGGEGWIIGVNSMEDIIGGHIWLGLTLIFGGIWHVVTKPFGWVRRAFIWNGEAYLSYSLGALSFMSFIASAYIWFNNTAYPSEFYGPTNAEASQAQSFTFLVRDQRLGANIGSAMGPTGLGKYLMRSPTGEIIFGGETMRFWDFRGPWLEPLRGPNGLSLDKLQNDIQPWQVRRAAEYMTHAPNASLNSVGGIITEPNSVNFVNIRQWLAATQFVLAFFFLVGHLWHAGRARAAAAGFEKGIDRKAEPALAMPDLD; the protein is encoded by the coding sequence GTGGTAACGCTCTCTAATCCCTCCCTGTCTGGGATCGGCGGGAAAGACCTCGACTCCACCGGTTATGCCTGGTGGTCGGGGAACGCCCGTCTGATCAACCTGTCGGGTCGCCTGCTGGGCGCCCACGTCGCCCACGCCGGTCTGATGGTGTTCTGGGCTGGCGCGATGATGCTGTTCGAGGTGAGCCACTTCACCTTCGACAAGCCCATGTACGAGCAGGGCCTGATCCTGTTCCCCCACGTGGCCACGCTTGGCTATGGCGTGGGCCCCGGTGGTGAGGTCGTCGACCTCTACCCCTTCTTCGTGGTGGGTGTGCTGCACCTGATTAGCTCCGCCGTGCTTGGCCTCGGCGGCCTGTACCACGCCCTGCGTGGACCCGAAATTCTGGAGAACTATTCCGCCTTCTTCTCGCAGGATTGGCGCGATAAGAACCAGATGACCAACATCATTGGCTACCACCTGATCCTTCTGGGTGTGGGTGCACTGCTGCTGGTGTTCAAAGCGATGTTCTTCGGCGGCGTTTACGACACCTGGGCTCCCGGTGGCGGCGATGTGCGTCTGATCAGCAATCCCACCCTCGATCCGGGTGTGATCTTCGGCTACCTCACTCGCGCTCCCTTCGGCGGCGAGGGCTGGATCATCGGTGTGAACTCCATGGAGGACATCATCGGTGGCCACATCTGGCTGGGTCTGACCCTGATCTTTGGTGGCATCTGGCACGTGGTGACCAAGCCCTTCGGCTGGGTGCGCCGCGCCTTCATCTGGAACGGTGAGGCCTACCTGAGCTACAGCCTGGGCGCTCTGAGCTTCATGAGCTTCATCGCCTCGGCTTACATCTGGTTCAACAACACCGCTTATCCCTCGGAGTTCTACGGCCCCACCAACGCCGAAGCCTCCCAGGCCCAGAGCTTCACCTTCCTGGTGCGTGACCAGCGCCTCGGCGCCAACATCGGTTCGGCCATGGGCCCCACCGGTCTGGGTAAGTACCTGATGCGCTCCCCCACCGGCGAGATCATCTTCGGTGGTGAAACCATGCGCTTCTGGGACTTCCGTGGTCCCTGGCTGGAGCCCCTGCGCGGCCCCAACGGCCTGAGCCTCGACAAGCTCCAGAACGACATTCAGCCCTGGCAAGTGCGCCGTGCGGCTGAGTACATGACCCACGCTCCCAACGCGTCTCTGAACTCGGTCGGCGGCATCATCACCGAGCCCAACTCGGTGAACTTCGTGAACATCCGCCAGTGGCTGGCTGCGACTCAGTTCGTGCTCGCCTTCTTCTTCCTGGTGGGTCACCTCTGGCACGCCGGCCGCGCCCGCGCTGCTGCTGCTGGCTTCGAAAAAGGCATAGACCGCAAGGCCGAGCCCGCTCTGGCCATGCCCGATCTCGACTGA
- the trxB gene encoding thioredoxin-disulfide reductase yields MTDAAASAATGASVENVVIVGSGPAGYTAAIYAARANLRPVVITGFQDGGIPGGQLMTTTHVENFPGFPDGILGPDLMDRLKAQAVRWGTRLVEADAESIDLLQRPFRIQADGQTITAQSVILATGASANRLGLPSEGRFWNAGISACAICDGATPQFRNEELAVVGGGDSACEEAVYLTKYGSQVHLIVRSGQLRASKAMADRVLANPNITVHWNRQIRDCSGGEWLEAIELVATDDSGASEQVPVRGLFYAIGHTPNTRLVRGQLEVDHHGYLVTKPGRPETSVDGVYAAGDVADAEWRQGITAAGSGCQAALAAERWLTHHNLAVTVSQEPVEPAEVGEVKRTAESNESNFDANALWQKGSYALRKLYHDSDKPLLVVYTSPTCGPCHVLKPQLKRVLEELGGRGQGVEIDIDADQEIAQQAGVSGTPTVQLFFQKELKQQFRGVKQRSEFKAAIEQLLGAAVA; encoded by the coding sequence GTGACTGATGCCGCTGCCAGCGCCGCGACGGGCGCTTCTGTTGAAAACGTGGTGATCGTGGGCTCCGGCCCCGCTGGCTATACCGCCGCCATTTATGCCGCCCGCGCCAATCTGAGGCCCGTGGTGATCACTGGCTTCCAAGACGGCGGCATCCCCGGTGGTCAGTTGATGACCACCACCCACGTGGAAAACTTCCCCGGCTTCCCCGACGGCATCCTCGGCCCGGATCTGATGGACCGGCTCAAGGCCCAGGCCGTGCGCTGGGGCACCCGACTGGTGGAGGCCGATGCCGAGAGCATCGATCTGTTGCAGCGCCCCTTCCGCATTCAGGCCGACGGCCAAACCATCACCGCCCAATCGGTGATCCTGGCCACAGGCGCCAGCGCCAATCGCCTGGGCCTCCCCAGCGAGGGCCGCTTCTGGAACGCCGGCATCAGCGCCTGCGCCATTTGCGATGGCGCCACCCCTCAATTCCGCAATGAGGAGCTGGCCGTGGTGGGCGGCGGTGATTCCGCCTGCGAAGAGGCGGTGTATCTCACCAAATACGGCAGCCAGGTGCACCTGATCGTGCGCTCCGGCCAACTGCGGGCCAGCAAGGCGATGGCCGATCGGGTGCTGGCCAACCCCAACATCACCGTGCACTGGAACCGCCAGATCCGCGATTGCAGCGGCGGCGAATGGCTCGAAGCGATCGAGCTGGTGGCCACCGACGACAGCGGTGCCAGCGAGCAGGTGCCCGTGCGCGGTCTCTTCTATGCCATCGGCCACACCCCCAACACGCGCCTGGTGCGCGGCCAACTCGAGGTGGATCACCACGGTTATCTGGTGACCAAGCCAGGCCGCCCCGAAACCAGCGTGGATGGGGTGTATGCCGCCGGCGACGTGGCCGATGCCGAATGGCGCCAGGGCATCACTGCCGCGGGCAGCGGCTGCCAGGCCGCCCTGGCGGCCGAGCGCTGGCTCACCCACCACAACCTGGCTGTGACCGTGAGCCAGGAGCCGGTGGAGCCCGCCGAGGTGGGCGAGGTGAAGCGCACGGCCGAGAGCAATGAGAGCAACTTCGATGCCAACGCCCTCTGGCAGAAAGGCAGCTATGCCCTGCGCAAGCTGTATCACGACAGCGACAAGCCCCTGCTGGTGGTGTACACCTCACCCACCTGCGGGCCTTGCCACGTGCTCAAGCCTCAGCTCAAGCGCGTGCTGGAAGAGCTGGGCGGCCGGGGCCAGGGCGTTGAGATCGATATCGATGCCGACCAGGAGATCGCCCAGCAGGCTGGCGTGAGCGGCACTCCCACCGTTCAACTGTTCTTCCAGAAGGAGCTCAAGCAGCAGTTCCGCGGCGTGAAACAGCGCAGCGAATTCAAAGCTGCCATCGAACAACTCCTGGGCGCCGCGGTGGCCTGA
- a CDS encoding peptidylprolyl isomerase: protein MTLLRSGSLRGLLLAFLLLLSPLGPVACAAPGPSTSFGCGTSGVPCLKGTALVELNTSKGKVELSLDGSAAPLTAGNFVDLVRRGAYNGTLFHRVVKEPIPFVVQGGDPQSANPSTPVDLLGTGSFIDPGTGQPRLIPLELFLDGESRPRYGEITVGPGQASKLKLQHQRGSLAMARSNDPNSASAQFYIALRALPELDGRYAVFGRVTKGMEVVDQITQGDKLISAKVLQGGTLVQDAK, encoded by the coding sequence ATGACCCTGCTTCGATCCGGCTCCTTGCGCGGGCTGCTGCTCGCCTTTCTGCTCTTGCTGAGTCCGCTCGGGCCTGTGGCCTGTGCGGCACCTGGACCTTCCACCAGCTTCGGCTGCGGAACCTCCGGCGTGCCCTGCCTTAAGGGCACAGCCCTGGTTGAGCTCAACACCAGCAAGGGCAAGGTGGAGCTAAGCCTCGATGGCAGCGCCGCACCGCTCACTGCCGGCAACTTCGTGGATTTGGTGCGCCGCGGTGCCTACAACGGCACCTTGTTTCACCGCGTGGTGAAGGAACCCATTCCGTTTGTGGTGCAGGGCGGTGACCCTCAAAGCGCCAACCCCAGCACCCCGGTGGATCTGCTCGGCACCGGCAGCTTCATTGATCCCGGCACCGGCCAGCCCCGTCTGATTCCGCTCGAGCTGTTCCTCGATGGCGAAAGCCGCCCGCGCTACGGCGAAATCACCGTTGGGCCTGGTCAGGCCAGCAAGCTGAAGCTGCAGCACCAGCGCGGATCCCTGGCGATGGCGCGCTCCAACGACCCCAACTCCGCCAGCGCACAGTTCTATATCGCCCTTCGCGCTCTCCCTGAGCTCGATGGTCGTTATGCCGTGTTCGGCCGCGTCACCAAAGGCATGGAGGTGGTCGACCAGATCACCCAGGGCGACAAGCTGATCAGCGCCAAAGTGCTGCAGGGCGGCACCTTGGTGCAGGACGCCAAGTAA
- a CDS encoding alpha/beta fold hydrolase: MGNSLGSLVALTCAVFFPVWVSGVVAAPLPDPTLLMPLKRRRRPWRRQVKRQVVVVLCRLLPLELLVPVIARTPLLDLGLRSAYSDPSAIDIELRRLVARPALRPRAARALRAMSIGMALRPQGATAAVLLERMQQPLLVLWGSQDRLVPPMISERLRRHKGDLELQLLPQLGHCPHDEQPELFNRHVLGWLARNLGTSQPHEQPWA, from the coding sequence GTGGGCAATTCCCTGGGCAGCTTGGTGGCGCTCACGTGTGCGGTGTTTTTTCCGGTGTGGGTGAGCGGTGTGGTGGCGGCGCCACTGCCCGACCCCACCCTGCTGATGCCGCTCAAGCGGCGGCGGCGCCCCTGGCGGCGGCAGGTGAAACGCCAGGTGGTGGTGGTGCTCTGCCGGCTGCTGCCCCTGGAGCTGCTCGTGCCCGTGATCGCCCGCACACCGTTGCTGGATCTGGGGTTGCGCAGCGCCTACAGCGACCCCAGCGCCATCGACATTGAGCTGCGGCGGCTGGTGGCCCGGCCGGCGCTGCGGCCGCGTGCGGCGCGGGCGCTGCGGGCGATGAGCATCGGCATGGCCTTGCGGCCGCAGGGTGCCACGGCAGCGGTGCTACTGGAGCGGATGCAGCAGCCTTTGCTCGTGCTCTGGGGCAGCCAAGACCGCTTGGTGCCACCGATGATCAGCGAACGCTTGCGCCGCCACAAAGGCGATCTGGAGCTGCAACTCCTGCCGCAGCTCGGCCATTGCCCCCACGATGAACAGCCCGAACTGTTCAACCGCCACGTGTTGGGATGGCTGGCGCGTAATTTGGGCACAAGTCAGCCACACGAACAGCCCTGGGCATGA
- a CDS encoding pseudouridine synthase has product MASSPGLLSTLLFYKPYGVLSQFTPEPGSRWGCLADHIPVPDVYTAGRLDADSEGLLLLTANGRLQQRLTDPAWGHWRRYWVQVEGIPDAAQLQQLEQGLVIQGQRTLPARANAIADPDLPPRDPPIRSRQQIPTSWLAVELREGRNRQVRRMTAAVGLPTLRLLRVAIDLMDGGAPLSLDGLEPGQWRAVTPEEERRLQALLRHPRRSGRRSPGRGGRAGGGKSGQGGGGG; this is encoded by the coding sequence GTGGCGAGCTCGCCAGGCCTCCTGAGCACGCTGCTGTTTTACAAGCCCTACGGGGTGTTGAGCCAGTTCACCCCAGAGCCGGGCAGCCGCTGGGGGTGCCTGGCGGATCACATCCCCGTTCCGGATGTGTACACCGCCGGCCGGCTGGATGCCGATAGCGAAGGCCTGCTGCTGCTCACCGCCAACGGCCGGCTGCAACAACGGCTCACCGATCCCGCCTGGGGCCACTGGCGCCGCTACTGGGTGCAGGTGGAGGGCATCCCCGACGCCGCCCAACTGCAGCAACTCGAACAGGGCCTGGTGATTCAGGGGCAACGCACCCTGCCCGCCCGGGCCAACGCCATCGCCGACCCGGACCTGCCGCCCCGCGATCCACCCATCCGCAGCCGCCAGCAGATCCCCACCAGCTGGCTGGCCGTGGAGCTGCGGGAAGGGCGCAACCGCCAGGTGCGGCGCATGACGGCAGCCGTGGGCCTGCCCACGCTGCGCCTGCTGCGGGTGGCCATCGATCTGATGGATGGCGGCGCACCACTCAGCCTCGACGGCTTAGAGCCCGGTCAGTGGCGGGCGGTCACCCCGGAGGAAGAGCGCCGCCTGCAGGCCTTGCTGCGTCACCCCCGCCGCAGCGGCCGGCGCTCACCGGGCCGGGGCGGCCGGGCTGGCGGAGGGAAATCCGGCCAGGGGGGCGGCGGCGGGTAG
- the infA gene encoding translation initiation factor IF-1, translating into MIETSGVIEKEQGNGFYLVTLEQPAGHQCLCRAAGKLTKFRIKLLAGDKVLVEISPYDLSRGRITYRERNANAGPRPGGNRPGGPRRR; encoded by the coding sequence ATGATCGAGACCTCCGGCGTGATCGAGAAGGAGCAGGGCAACGGGTTCTACCTGGTCACCCTCGAGCAGCCCGCAGGCCACCAATGCCTCTGCCGGGCGGCCGGCAAGCTCACCAAGTTCCGCATCAAATTGCTGGCCGGTGACAAGGTTTTGGTGGAAATCAGCCCCTACGACCTGAGCCGCGGCCGCATCACCTATCGCGAGCGCAACGCCAATGCTGGCCCGCGTCCAGGCGGCAACCGTCCCGGTGGCCCCCGTCGCCGCTGA
- a CDS encoding photosystem I assembly protein Ycf4, which produces MASASAAKAAPSSELLEQDVLGSRRLSNVFVAAVVTTGGLGFLLTSASSYLGTDLLPIGHPAALSWVPQGLVMGLYGIAAALLSTYLWAVIAIDVGSGANRFDKAAGTLTVTRRGFRQLISVTTPLKDIQAVKVDVRDGLNPRRRLALRVQGRRDLPLTRVGEPMPLADLERGGAELARFLGVPLEGV; this is translated from the coding sequence ATGGCCTCGGCTTCTGCAGCGAAGGCTGCCCCTTCCTCCGAGCTGCTCGAGCAAGACGTGCTGGGCTCCCGTCGACTCTCCAACGTGTTCGTGGCGGCCGTGGTGACCACCGGTGGATTGGGCTTCCTGCTCACCAGCGCCTCCAGCTACCTCGGCACCGATCTGCTGCCCATCGGCCACCCCGCCGCCCTCAGCTGGGTGCCCCAAGGTTTGGTGATGGGCCTCTATGGCATCGCTGCGGCGCTGCTCTCCACCTATCTATGGGCCGTGATTGCGATCGACGTGGGCTCCGGCGCTAATCGCTTCGATAAAGCTGCCGGCACCCTCACCGTCACCCGTCGCGGCTTCCGTCAGCTGATCAGCGTCACCACCCCCCTCAAAGACATCCAGGCCGTGAAGGTGGATGTGCGTGATGGTCTCAACCCCCGGCGTCGTCTGGCTCTGCGGGTGCAGGGCCGCCGCGATCTGCCCCTGACCCGTGTGGGTGAACCGATGCCCTTGGCGGATCTGGAGCGTGGCGGTGCTGAGCTGGCCCGCTTCCTCGGTGTTCCCCTCGAGGGCGTTTGA
- a CDS encoding NAD(P)H-binding protein: protein MQVLVIGATGTLGRQIARQALDAGHQVRCMVRSPRKASFLQEWGCELTRGDLLEPDSLDYALEGQEAVIDAATARASDPGSSYDIDWTGKLNLLNACERAGVKRFVFVSLLGAEQHRDVPLMDIKHCTEQALINSDFDYTILRCVAFMQGLISQIAIPVLENQTVWVSGTPTPIAYMNTQDVARFAVAALGRSETIRQALPVVGPRAWSTGEITQLCEKFCSKSARVFRVRPFLLRLMQGVASFFEPAVNVAERLSFDKVIGGGTPLDAPMEESYAAFGLDPADTTGLESYLREYYDTILKRLREMEADLDKDAKKKLPF, encoded by the coding sequence ATGCAGGTGCTGGTGATCGGTGCGACGGGCACGCTGGGCAGGCAGATTGCCCGCCAAGCCCTTGATGCCGGTCATCAGGTTCGCTGTATGGTGCGCTCCCCGCGCAAAGCGTCGTTCCTGCAGGAATGGGGCTGTGAGCTCACCCGCGGTGATCTGCTCGAGCCCGACAGCCTCGATTACGCCCTCGAGGGCCAGGAGGCGGTGATCGATGCAGCTACGGCCCGGGCCAGTGATCCCGGCAGCAGCTACGACATCGACTGGACCGGCAAGCTCAACCTGCTCAATGCCTGCGAGCGCGCAGGCGTGAAGCGCTTCGTGTTCGTGTCGCTGCTCGGTGCCGAGCAGCACCGCGATGTGCCCTTGATGGACATCAAGCACTGCACCGAGCAGGCGCTGATCAACTCTGATTTCGACTACACGATCCTGCGCTGCGTGGCCTTCATGCAGGGCCTGATCAGCCAGATCGCCATTCCGGTGCTGGAAAACCAAACGGTGTGGGTGAGCGGAACCCCCACGCCGATCGCTTACATGAACACCCAAGACGTGGCCCGTTTTGCGGTGGCGGCCCTCGGCCGCAGCGAAACGATCCGCCAAGCGCTGCCAGTGGTGGGTCCCCGCGCCTGGAGCACCGGTGAGATCACCCAGCTCTGCGAGAAGTTCTGCAGCAAGAGTGCCCGGGTGTTCCGCGTGCGGCCGTTCCTTCTGCGTCTGATGCAGGGCGTGGCTTCATTCTTCGAGCCGGCGGTGAACGTGGCCGAGCGCCTCTCCTTCGACAAGGTGATCGGTGGCGGTACGCCCCTCGATGCACCGATGGAGGAGAGCTACGCCGCCTTTGGCCTCGATCCCGCCGACACCACTGGCCTCGAGAGCTACCTGCGCGAGTACTACGACACCATCCTCAAGCGCCTGCGGGAGATGGAGGCCGACCTCGACAAGGACGCCAAGAAGAAACTGCCCTTCTGA